From a region of the Primulina eburnea isolate SZY01 chromosome 7, ASM2296580v1, whole genome shotgun sequence genome:
- the LOC140837429 gene encoding NAC domain-containing protein 2-like → MAASDLHMQLPPGFRFHPTDDELVMHYLCRKCASQPIFVPIIAEIDLYKYNPWELPGLALYGEKEWYFFSPRDRKYPNGSRPNRAAGSGYWKATGADKPIGIPKPVGIKKALVFYSGKAPRGEKTNWIMHEYRLTDVDRSPRKKNNSLRLDDWVLCRIYNKKGASEKHAPHVIPRDLTHAVTPEEDIKPVIVTSLADSSPALYDDFMYLEMSDSIPRLNPDSSGSDHVISPEFSSAVEVESAPKLSEWEKSALDFQFNYLDASPSMDLLGPQFHSFYLAEPPTEMFPFLRKPF, encoded by the exons ATGGCGGCCTCCGATTTGCATATGCAGTTGCCCCCCGGATTCAGGTTCCACCCCACCGACGATGAGCTGGTGATGCATTATTTGTGCCGGAAATGCGCTTCGCAACCAATTTTCGTGCCGATTATCGCCGAAATCGACCTTTACAAGTACAATCCATGGGAACTTCCAG GATTGgctctgtacggtgagaaagaATGGTACTTCTTCTCTCCTCGGGACCGGAAGTATCCGAATGGATCGAGGCCTAATCGTGCGGCGGGTAGTGGATATTGGAAGGCCACCGGAGCTGATAAGCCGATCGGAATTCCTAAGCCGGTGGGGATTAAGAAGGCGTTGGTGTTCTACTCCGGGAAGGCTCCGAGGGGCGAGAAGACCAATTGGATCATGCACGAATACCGCCTCACCGACGTGGACCGATCCCCTCGCAAGAAGAACAACAGCTTGAGG CTGGATGACTGGGTCCTGTGCCGCATATACAACAAGAAGGGCGCCAGCGAGAAGCACGCGCCTCACGTCATCCCCCGGGACCTGACGCACGCGGTGACGCCAGAGGAGGACATCAAGCCCGTCATCGTGACGTCACTCGCCGACTCGTCCCCGGCGTTGTACGACGACTTCATGTACCTCGAGATGTCCGACTCCATCCCGCGGTTGAATCCGGACTCGAGCGGCTCCGACCACGTGATCTCGCCGGAGTTCTCCAGCGCGGTAGAGGTCGAGAGCGCCCCGAAGCTGAGCGAGTGGGAGAAGTCGGCCCTCGACTTCCAGTTCAACTACCTCGACGCCTCCCCGTCGATGGACCTGCTCGGCCCGCAGTTCCATAGCTTTTACCTGGCGGAGCCGCCGACGGAGATGTTCCCTTTTCTAAGGAAGCCGTTTTAG